Genomic DNA from Alkalihalobacterium alkalinitrilicum:
TTAGTTCTGTTTTTAAAATCTTAAGTGTCGCTTCTGCCACTGCATTATCATAAGGGTTTCCTTTATCGCTCAATGAACGTTCAATCTCATTTTCACTTAATAATTCATCAATAGCTACGTTTTTAAACTCAGATCCGCGATCTGTATGAAAGAGTTTTACATTCTCTAATGGCCGATTAACCGTTGCGAAGGCGCGTTGAACCAAAGCTGCGTCTTTGCGTTTTCCAACGCTATAACCAACTAGTTCTCTATTATATAAATCAATTAAAAAACAGACGTAGCTCCAATAATGTCCTACTTTGACGTACGTTAAATCACTAACCAGTACGGACATTTCTTCATTCACTTGGAATTCCTGATCTAATATGTTTCGAACGGATTCTTCATTTGGCTGAGAGCTCATTGGTTTGTAGGAAGGTTGTGCATACTTCGATTGGATTCCGAGCTCTTTCATCAACCTTCCTATGCGACGTCTGGAAACCTTGTGACCCGCTTTTAAAAGCTCTCGTTTTATTTTACGAGTTCCATATACTTTACGGTTTTCATTAAAGATTTTTAGTATTTTTTCTTTTAATTCTTGTTCTTCTGTAGCCTTTTCCTTTTCTTTTTGAGCAGCTACTTCTGTTTCATAATAAAAGGTGCTTCGAGCTATTTGTAGGACTTTGCACATTGCTGATACCGAATAGAAGTGCCGATTTTTCTCAATGACTTCTATTTTCGCCCCATGATCAGCGCGGCTTGCTTTAAAATATCGACTTCCATTTCTAGCTGTTTATTTCTTTTTCTTAACTCAATCAATTCTTGTTCCTCTGGACTTCGATTGTCTTTCTCTTTGAAGGAACCAGACTGTTGAAACTGAGTAATCCACCTGTCTAAAGCAGACGGAGTTAATTCATATTCACGGACAATATCTTGACGACTTTTTCCACATTCATATAAAGCAACCACTTGCTTCTTGAATTCTGTGGTAAACGTTCTTCTTTTTTGGGACATAGTAGATTCGCTCCTCACTCGTTATATGTTATTCTACTAGCCCTTATTTTTATTGTCCAACTAAGTGTAGCCTATCCATATTTATAGTGTCTCATAATAGAACATTCAAAATCTAATTCTTTTTATAAATCTAGTAAGAGTAAGTATTAATAAATTGGCACAACTATTGCAATTCAATATTCAAACGAGTAAAGGAGGACAGGTTTCACCATTGTAATTTCCATTCATAATATTAGGAGGTGCTAGTTTTGGAGACAAATGCAGAAATATTGTTAAAATCAAGGCAAATTAAAGTGACTTCTGAAGAAGGTATTACTCTTGAAAATCAGTGGACAGCTATTCAACACTTAAAGGGAGATTTAGACAATTTAGGTATTGGCCCCGAAGATATAGCTCTTTGTCATGATTCAGGAAGGAGTGGTAGAGAATGAGTAAAGATCTTGCGCAAATGACGATATCTGAATTGGCACCAATGTTACGTCAGGGTGATATTTCTCCAGTTGACATTACTAAATCCTTATTTAAAAGAATTGATGATTTCGAAGGTCAAATTAATGCCTTTATCGAGCATGATTAGGACAAAATAATAAATTTATCGAAACAAGCAGAGCAAGACATACAAGCAGGAAACTATAAAGGAAATCTTCATGGCATCCCATTAACATTAAAAGATATTCTTTATTTTAAAGGTGAGAAGGTCACGATGGGTTCGAAAATACATGAAAATTTTATCCCAGATTACGA
This window encodes:
- a CDS encoding IS3 family transposase (programmed frameshift), with translation MSQKRRTFTTEFKKQVVALYECGKSRQDIVREYELTPSALDRWITQFQQSGSFKEKDNRSPEEQELIELRKRNKQLEMEVDIFKASRADHGAKIEVIEKNRHFYSVSAMCKVLQIARSTFYYETEVAAQKEKEKATEEQELKEKILKIFNENRKVYGTRKIKRELLKAGHKVSRRRIGRLMKELGIQSKYAQPSYKPMSSQPNEESVRNILDQEFQVNEEMSVLVSDLTYVKVGHYWSYVCFLIDLYNRELVGYSVGKRKDAALVQRAFATVNRPLENVKLFHTDRGSEFKNVAIDELLSENEIERSLSDKGNPYDNAVAEATLKILKTELIHGEQFHSLNHLELELFDYINWYNNIRSHSALGYQSPASYRNLAPKKIV